The following are from one region of the Takifugu rubripes chromosome 16, fTakRub1.2, whole genome shotgun sequence genome:
- the ufl1 gene encoding E3 UFM1-protein ligase 1, producing the protein MAAGWEEIRRLAADFQRAQFADSVQRLSERNCIEIISKLIQEKKLDVVHTLDGKEYITPTQISKEIRDELYIHGGRINIVDLQLSINVDWVHVESRACDIAKSDKGIQLVLGQLIDDTYLDRLADEVNDKLQEAGLISVAELCKIYDLPGDFLSEELLKRLGKLIQGEMDPYNRGVIFTPVFVARHKARIRGLFGAITRPTPVSIMIGMFGFQEHLFYSVLEELVISGRLKGNVVGGRQDKAVYIPDIYTKTQNTWVDSFLHQNGYLEFDALLRLGIPDPNNYIKKRFKSNKLLFLRAACISQMLVDQVEASVEEAVNSATWTDIQPILPSCLSVEDVGMVINQAIRNTNVHSSARVLGDTFVVSEKFISNCLKFFDEAMQHKAQKDVKNNPVFLISEEDLKHASMLNESTAPSKKEKKEAERKTKTTVGSGSTKAGGGGNAREIRIRKTKKKGRRDEESDEETGMSMQDRGKQPEAVFMSQEDLISVLGERVSDCPEEILYELAEHLVRPLNKTYQEILREVSMSSTSTPSRANKKKSTKDLQEEITNLYNNIRLFDKGTKLFSEEIQVLISKHILKTLCTDVTNILFNFLAGDMMMSVENPKTISSEVRVKILSKLPEDTRAPLMKLHNCLNGRTTEDFLTNIEACTEVCGFMLKKGDKKKERQVLFLHRQALMEQLKESEDPALVLHLTSVLLFQASTQCMLHAPGRCVPQIINILTGRIPTEQQQILSTYQNLVVKQLVSQSMNRKQEEADQSEEWDEEARSVQHELLVLTPQVKDLPLAQKKNTTTEFFPQKI; encoded by the exons ATGGCAGCGGGTTGGGAAGAAATTCGGAGGCTCGCTGCTGATTTTCAGAGAGCTCAATTTGCGGACTCGGTGCAAAG GTTGTCTGAAAGAAACTGCATTGAAATAATCTCCAAACTGATTCAAGAAAAGAAGCTGGATGTGGTGCACACACTGGACGGAAAGGAGTATATCACCCCAACCCAAATCAGCAAGGAGATCCGAGACGAGCTTTACATCCATGGAG GGCGAATCAACATCGTGGACCTTCAGCTG AGTATCAATGTAGACTGGGTCCATGTTGAAAGTAGAGCATGTGATATTGCTAAATCTGACAAGGGGATTCAGCTTGTACTGGGACAGCTTATTGATGA CACTTACCTAGACCGTTTAGCTGATGAGGTTAATGACAAACTGCAGGAGGCTGGTCTGATCAGTGTGGCAGAGCTATGTAAAATCTATGACCTGCCAGGAGACTTTCTATCTGAG GAGTTGTTAAAGCGACTCGGGAAGCTAATCCAAGGAGAAATGGACCCATACAACCGGGGAGTCATATTTACACCAGTTTTTGTTGCTCGCCACAAGGCCAGAATACGTGGACTGTTTGGCGCCATTACAAG ACCGACACCTGTCAGCATCATGATCGGAATGTTTGGATTTCAAGAACATCTTTTCTATT CTGTTCTAGAGGAATTGGTCATTAGCGGACGTCTAAAAGGAAACGTGGTTGGAGGTCGACAGGACAAAGCAGTGTACATCCCTGACATTTACACCAAAACACAGAACACCTGGGTGGATTCCTTCCTGCATCAGAATGGATATCTTG aaTTTGATGCACTGCTCAGGCTGGGCATCCCTGACCCCAACAACTACATCAAGAAGCGCTTCAAGTCAAACAAACTGTTATTCTTGAGAGCAGCCTGCATCAGTCAGATGCTAGTGGACCAAGTAGAGGCATCTGTAGAGGAAGCAGTCAACTCTGCGACATGGACAGATATACAG CCAATTCTGCCCAGTTGCCTGTCAgtggaggatgtggggatggtgatCAACCAGGCTATCAGAAATACAAATGTCCATTCATCTGCCAGAGTCCTGGGTGATACATTTGTTGTTAGTGAAAAGTTCATCAGCAACTGCCTGAAGTTTTTTGACGAAGCCATGCAGCATAAGGCTCAGAAG gatGTCAAAAACAATCCAGTATTTTTGATCAGCGAAGAAGATCTGAAGCATGCATCCATGCTTAACGAGAGTACCGCACCTtcaaaaaaggagaagaaggaagctGAGCGCAAGACAAAGACCACAG TTGGCAGTGGCAGCACAAAAGCAGGGGGAGGTGGAAATGCAAGAGAGATCCGCATCCGCAAAACCaagaagaaagggaggagggatgaggagagtgACGAGGAAACTGGAATGTCAATGCAAG ATCGTGGTAAACAACCAGAAGCTGTTTTTATGAGCCAAGAGGATCTCATATCTGTATTAGGTGAGAGAGTGAGCGACTGCCCTGAAGAGATCCTCTATGAGCTGGCAGAGCATTTAGTGAG GCCTCTCAATAAAACCTACCAGGAGATTCTGCGGGAAGTGTCCATGTCCTCCACCAGCACACCATCAAGGGCCAACAAGAAGAAGAGCACAAaggatctgcaggaggagatcACCAACCTTTACAACAACATCCGTTTATTTGACAAAGGCACTAAATTATTCTCTG AGGAAATTCAAGTCCTAATTTCAAAACACATCCTGAAGACACTGTGCACAGATGTCACGAACATCCTGTTTAACTTCTTGGCTGGTGATATGATGATGTCTGTGGAGAACCCAAAAACCATCAGCAGTGAG GTCAGAGTAAAGATCCTGAGCAAACTACCTGAGGATACTAGAGCCCCTTTGATGAAGCTGCATAACTGCCTGAATGGCAGA ACAACTGAAGACTTCCTGACCAACATTGAGGCATGTACAGAGGTGTGTGGCTTCATGCTGAAGAAGGGAGACAAGAAGAAAGAGAG ACAGGTGCTGTTCCTTCATCGTCAGGCACTCATGGAGCAACTTAAGGAGTCTGAGGACCCAGCTCTGGTCCTCCACCTGACCAGTGTGCTGCTGTTTCAAGCCAGCACTCAGTGCATGCTCCATGCTCCTGGACGCTGTGTGCCTCAGATCATCAACATCCTTACAGGCCGTATACCAACA gagcagcagcagattctgTCCACTTACCAGAATCTGGTGGTTAAGCAGCTGGTGAGCCAGAGTatgaacaggaaacaggaggaggctgaccaatcagaggagtGGGATGAGGAAGCTAGAAGTGTCCAACATGAGCTGTTGGTCCTCACTCCACAAGTCAAAGACCTGCCCCTTGCCCAGAAGAAGAACACCACCACAGAGTTTTTCCCACAAAAAATATAG
- the mfsd4b gene encoding sodium-dependent glucose transporter 1 isoform X1, which translates to MSSSTEIKKKHVRFASMEDNDDDEQEEDTLFDKRRDVKGLKSALKTSKGAAKCRCEQRVEVVGGSRGGPGACGRWMVTFTLCASFLSLVRPSVQKKYRAKGMSISVLGPTFEDLAVNVKKNISNISYIFVGRSVGYICGSLIGSALFDCMNPHLLLGFSMLVTAFGMCAIPFCREALLLTGLISSTGISMGVLDTGGNVLILNLWGEQASPHMQALHFSFAAGAFMSPIVAKMIFGPDGNSSIGILASNSTAVVTSEQINKAPDVHAIVSTLKSMWAYIVIGSFILLISFLFFILYSSSTVTREKARTVSGKPFVSQHHTVLVGLLFFFFFAYVGAEVAFGSFIFTFAKDYACMPFSQAAMLNSFFWAMFATCRGLAIFFAACIYPGTMILISLVGSTVSSLLLCLFSKNKMVLWACTGLYGASMATTFPSGISWLEQYTTVKASTAGVFVVGAALGEMVLPALVGLLSGTLQDQPVLMYLSLITATFTSILFPVMYKLASAPGEQSRKPRMRGRLEADDSEYRQALLDSGANDEEEDNDIDQWNDADFEVIEMDDAAISPSKVSSAPEITAACTSQGIESVGGTSISNPASLIGDSPRRKLLLTLDREKKD; encoded by the exons ATGTCTTCATCCACCGAAATCAAAAAGAAACATGTTCGTTTCGCCAGTATGGAGGACAACGACGACGACGAGCAGGAAGAAGATACCCTGTTCGACAAGAGAAGGGACGTGAAAGGACTGAAGAGTGCGCTGAAGACGTCCAAGGGGGCGGCCAAATGTAGATGCGAGCAACGAGTAGAGGTGGTCGGGGGATCCAGGGGCGGACCAGGGGCTTGTGGCCGGTGGATGGTCACCTTCACACTCTGCGCATCTTTCCTCAGTCTGGTAAGACCTTCAGTACAAAAGAAGTACCGAGCGaag GGGATGAGCATATCTGTCCTTGGCCCCACATTTGAGGATCTAGCTGTGAATGTAAAAAAGAACATTAGCAACATTTCCTACATCTTTGTTGGCCGCTCAGTGGGCTATATCTGTGGGTCCCTCATAGGAAGTGCACTCTTTGACTGCATGAATCCTCATCTCCTGCTGG GGTTTTCTATGCTGGTCACAGCTTTTGGAATGTGTGCAATCCCATTCTGTAGGGAGGCTCTTCTCCTTACTGGGCTTATTTCAAGCACTGGAATATCAATGGGTGTCCTGGACACAG GCGGTAATGTCCTCATCTTGAACCTATGGGGTGAGCAGGCGAGCCCTCACATGCAGGCTCTGCACTTCAGCTTCGCTGCAGGGGCCTTTATGTCTCCAATTGTGGCTAAGATGATTTTTGGGCCAGATGGAAACAGTAGCATTGGAATCCTAGCAAGCAACTCAACAGCTGTGGTCACCTCAGAGCAAATCAACAAAGCCCCAGATGTTCATGCCATTGTCAGCACCCTCAAGTCCATGTGGGCTTACATTGTGATTGGTTCTTTTATCCTACTCatctcctttctcttttttatccTCTACTCCAGTAGCACTGTCACACGGGAAAAGGCCCGCACAGTATCGGGAAAACCCTTTGTGTCCCAACATCACACTGTCCTTGTtggtttgctcttttttttcttctttgcctATGTAGGTGCTGAAGTAGCATTTGGCTCTTTTATCTTCACCTTTGCCAAAGACTATGCTTGTATGCCTTTCTCCCAGGCGGCCATGCtcaactcttttttttgggCAATGTTTGCCACCTGCAGGGGTTTGGCCATTTTCTTTGCAGCCTGCATTTACCCAGGCACCATGATCCTTATCAGCTTGGTGGGCTCTACTGTCTCTTCacttctcctctgcctcttcagcaaaaacaaaatggtCCTGTGGGCATGCACTGGTCTGTATGGGGCATCCATGGCTACAACTTTCCCCAGCGGTATCTCCTGGTTGGAGCAGTACACAACAGTCAAGGCAAGCACAGCTGGAGTCTTTGTTGTAGGAGCAGCGCTTGGTGAAATGGTGCTGCCAGCTCTTGTAGGACTTCTCTCAGGAACGTTACAGGACCAGCCTGTGCTCATGTACCTATCACTCATCACCGCCACATTCACGTCCATTCTATTTCCAGTGATGTATAAGCTGGCCTCTGCCCCTggtgagcagagcagaaaaCCTCGCATGAGAGGGCGGCTTGAAGCAGATGATAGTGAATACCGTCAGGCGCTGCTAGACTCTGGAGCcaatgatgaggaggaagacaaTGACATAGATCAGTGGAATGATGCAGACTTTGAAGTTATTGAAATGGATGATGCTGCGATTTCGCCCAGCAAGGTTTCATCTGCACCTGAGATCACAGCAGCTTGTACAAGTCAGGGGATAGAATCTGTAGGTGGAACCTCTATCTCAAACCCAGCCTCTTTAATTGGAGATTCCCCGAGACGTAAACTGCTGCTCACCTTGGATCGAGAGAAGAAAGACTAA
- the mfsd4b gene encoding sodium-dependent glucose transporter 1 isoform X2, with the protein MSSSTEIKKKHVRFASMEDNDDDEQEEDTLFDKRRDVKGLKSALKTSKGAAKCRCEQRVEVVGGSRGGPGACGRWMVTFTLCASFLSLGMSISVLGPTFEDLAVNVKKNISNISYIFVGRSVGYICGSLIGSALFDCMNPHLLLGFSMLVTAFGMCAIPFCREALLLTGLISSTGISMGVLDTGGNVLILNLWGEQASPHMQALHFSFAAGAFMSPIVAKMIFGPDGNSSIGILASNSTAVVTSEQINKAPDVHAIVSTLKSMWAYIVIGSFILLISFLFFILYSSSTVTREKARTVSGKPFVSQHHTVLVGLLFFFFFAYVGAEVAFGSFIFTFAKDYACMPFSQAAMLNSFFWAMFATCRGLAIFFAACIYPGTMILISLVGSTVSSLLLCLFSKNKMVLWACTGLYGASMATTFPSGISWLEQYTTVKASTAGVFVVGAALGEMVLPALVGLLSGTLQDQPVLMYLSLITATFTSILFPVMYKLASAPGEQSRKPRMRGRLEADDSEYRQALLDSGANDEEEDNDIDQWNDADFEVIEMDDAAISPSKVSSAPEITAACTSQGIESVGGTSISNPASLIGDSPRRKLLLTLDREKKD; encoded by the exons ATGTCTTCATCCACCGAAATCAAAAAGAAACATGTTCGTTTCGCCAGTATGGAGGACAACGACGACGACGAGCAGGAAGAAGATACCCTGTTCGACAAGAGAAGGGACGTGAAAGGACTGAAGAGTGCGCTGAAGACGTCCAAGGGGGCGGCCAAATGTAGATGCGAGCAACGAGTAGAGGTGGTCGGGGGATCCAGGGGCGGACCAGGGGCTTGTGGCCGGTGGATGGTCACCTTCACACTCTGCGCATCTTTCCTCAGTCTG GGGATGAGCATATCTGTCCTTGGCCCCACATTTGAGGATCTAGCTGTGAATGTAAAAAAGAACATTAGCAACATTTCCTACATCTTTGTTGGCCGCTCAGTGGGCTATATCTGTGGGTCCCTCATAGGAAGTGCACTCTTTGACTGCATGAATCCTCATCTCCTGCTGG GGTTTTCTATGCTGGTCACAGCTTTTGGAATGTGTGCAATCCCATTCTGTAGGGAGGCTCTTCTCCTTACTGGGCTTATTTCAAGCACTGGAATATCAATGGGTGTCCTGGACACAG GCGGTAATGTCCTCATCTTGAACCTATGGGGTGAGCAGGCGAGCCCTCACATGCAGGCTCTGCACTTCAGCTTCGCTGCAGGGGCCTTTATGTCTCCAATTGTGGCTAAGATGATTTTTGGGCCAGATGGAAACAGTAGCATTGGAATCCTAGCAAGCAACTCAACAGCTGTGGTCACCTCAGAGCAAATCAACAAAGCCCCAGATGTTCATGCCATTGTCAGCACCCTCAAGTCCATGTGGGCTTACATTGTGATTGGTTCTTTTATCCTACTCatctcctttctcttttttatccTCTACTCCAGTAGCACTGTCACACGGGAAAAGGCCCGCACAGTATCGGGAAAACCCTTTGTGTCCCAACATCACACTGTCCTTGTtggtttgctcttttttttcttctttgcctATGTAGGTGCTGAAGTAGCATTTGGCTCTTTTATCTTCACCTTTGCCAAAGACTATGCTTGTATGCCTTTCTCCCAGGCGGCCATGCtcaactcttttttttgggCAATGTTTGCCACCTGCAGGGGTTTGGCCATTTTCTTTGCAGCCTGCATTTACCCAGGCACCATGATCCTTATCAGCTTGGTGGGCTCTACTGTCTCTTCacttctcctctgcctcttcagcaaaaacaaaatggtCCTGTGGGCATGCACTGGTCTGTATGGGGCATCCATGGCTACAACTTTCCCCAGCGGTATCTCCTGGTTGGAGCAGTACACAACAGTCAAGGCAAGCACAGCTGGAGTCTTTGTTGTAGGAGCAGCGCTTGGTGAAATGGTGCTGCCAGCTCTTGTAGGACTTCTCTCAGGAACGTTACAGGACCAGCCTGTGCTCATGTACCTATCACTCATCACCGCCACATTCACGTCCATTCTATTTCCAGTGATGTATAAGCTGGCCTCTGCCCCTggtgagcagagcagaaaaCCTCGCATGAGAGGGCGGCTTGAAGCAGATGATAGTGAATACCGTCAGGCGCTGCTAGACTCTGGAGCcaatgatgaggaggaagacaaTGACATAGATCAGTGGAATGATGCAGACTTTGAAGTTATTGAAATGGATGATGCTGCGATTTCGCCCAGCAAGGTTTCATCTGCACCTGAGATCACAGCAGCTTGTACAAGTCAGGGGATAGAATCTGTAGGTGGAACCTCTATCTCAAACCCAGCCTCTTTAATTGGAGATTCCCCGAGACGTAAACTGCTGCTCACCTTGGATCGAGAGAAGAAAGACTAA